gaggacctttcactcgtatacaaactaaaaactaactctatctgtgggcagagcggcgcccaggggtccccctgcacttactagtatgcctgggcgccgctccggtcgcccggtataggctccggtgtctcagctccgtctgttgtactggactgattttttgtaggaggcgtgtcccttgctgcagtgctggccaatcgcagcgcacaactaatagcctggctatgagctgagcgctgcgattggccagtgctgcagcaagggacacgcctcctacaaaaaatcagtccaatacaacagacggagctgagacaccggagcctataccgggcgaccggagcggcgcccaggcatactagtaagtgcagggggacccctgggcgccgctctgcccacagatagagttagtttgtatactagtgaaaggtcctctttaagttaccaggctacatagagcggcgcccagggatctccctgcacctactattattcctgggtgccgctccattcgcccgcggtgccccagttacagtctcctgctccgtatacttattactactatcggagcgatggacaggagacatcagcttctctcctgggtgtTCCAAAAagttttaatacaggaggcaggtgccggcaccctgcctttcACAGGGAACTGccatcagtggcagttaacccctcaggtgcggcacctgaggggttaactgccgctgatttgctgccagtacccgcctcctgtattaaaggttaattatcattggtggcgcagtgcgcccccccccagtattaaagggcttctgtcaccccactaaacatttttttttttttggtttacttataatccctatagtgcgatttctgcatacataagctaaataatcatttcggttcagtagaatttgttaaaaacgtaattttaaaatatgcaaattaccttgctaccagcaagttgggcggctacttgctggtaggggtgggagatatggcctaaaatctatattgcgatataattttaagcatgtgcgatatgcgatatatattgcgatatattgttttctatattgggagggtgtttaaacttttttttttttttttttttactttttatttattaactattggcctccttaagggctagaacccttgtcatattcaccctaatagagctctattagggtgaataggactttacactctccctgctgccgtgtgctttgtgcacacagcagcagggagctgaccatggcgccagcctctcatgtgccccccagtctctcatgtgccccccccagcctctgatgtgcccccccccagcctctgatctgccccccccccagcctctgatctgcccccccccagcctctgatctgcccccccccccgcctctgatctgcccccccgcctctgatccgcccccccccagcctctgatccgcccccccccagcctctgatctgcctcccccagcctctgatctgcctcccccagcctctgatctgcctcccccagcctctgatctgcctccccccagcctctgatctgcctccccccagcctctgatctgcctccccccagcctctaatCTGCCCCCTCatcctctgatctgccccctctggtaacgcaacccccccccttctccctcACCCCCCAgtaataatcattggtggcagtggccacagggtccccctcctcccccccatcactggTGCCGtttcgatcggttaccatggcagccaggagtcgcgctactgaagccctggctgccatggtatgttagtgagcagcattatactcacgtgcgccgtggccgccggtcgctccttcttctcataggtctgtgcggcgcattgctaatgatgtaagcattagcaatccgccgcacagacagaagaaggagcgaccggcggccacagcgcacgtgagtataatgcgctgctctctgctcactaacataccatgacagccagggcttcagtagcgtgactcctggctgccatggtaaccgatcggagcactagcattacactgctggggctccgatcggaactgcaaactgccaccaatgatgggggggaagagggggaccctgtgggatatggccggcgcaatcattggtggcgcagtggccacagtccctctcctcctcctactctgtcctcattggtgttcagcggcagccgcgcacagtggggagggagggactcctcccttcgctgtgccggccggctcaggagaaaatggtgcgcgcgatcatatcgcggttcggcgatatggcgaaaatccatatcgtggcccaaattcatatcgcctATAttgcctataccgcccacccctacttgctggtagcagccgcatcctccgatcctaaagacgccccctccgcatgttgattgacagggccagggaacgggatcgtcctctgctggccctgactgctatcaagatctcgcgcctgcgccgtaacggtattcagtctgcgcaggcgcactgagaggcggccgctccatcctcaatgcgcctgcgccgatgacgtcacatttacacccggcgcattgaggatggagcggccgcctctcagtgcgcctgcgccgattgaagacaggtacggcgcaggcgcgagattttgaattcaaacagggccagcagagaacaatcccgttccctggccctgtcgatcaacatgcggagggggcgtctttaggatcggaggatgcggctgctaccagcaagtagccgccctacttgctggtagaaaggtaatttgcatattttaaaattacgtttttaacaaattctactgaaccgaaatgattatttagcttatgtatgcagaaatcgcactatagggattataagtaaaccaaataaaaaaaaactgtttagtggggtgacagaagccctttaaaatcattggtggatcGGCTCTTACCAGTACCTCCCCTTCCGTTATTTTTCTGGAAAGTGCTttaaccaaaaaaaataaaaaatcattggtggctcagtgccccctcccccctcaacccccccagtattaaaatcattggtggcagtggccacagggtccctcccgcccctcctcattggtggcagtggcagttctgatcggagccccagcagtgtaagcctggggctccgatcagttaccatggcagccgggacgctcctgaagccctggctgccatagtcggctccctgctgctttGTGTACTattcacagggcagcagggagagtgaattggacaagggatgaaaaaatcccaggttttagcccctaaggggggaaatagttattaaataaaaagtaaaaaagaaacaccaccaaaatattaaggcctctttcacacttgcgttgtccggatccggcgtgtactccacttgccggaattacacgccggatccggaaaaacgcaagtatactgaaagcatttgaagacggatccgtctttaaaatgctttcagtgtttctatggcatccaggacgctattaaagtcctggttgccatagtaggagcgggaagcggtatacttacagtccgcgcggctcccggggcgctccagagtgacgtcagagcgccccatgcgcatggatgacaagccatgcgatcacgtcatccatgcgcgtggggtgccctgacgtcactctggagcgccccgggagccgcacggacggtaagtatgctgctcccccgctccccactacactttaccatggctgccaggactttagcgtcccggcagccatggtaaccattcagaaaaagctaaacgtcggatccggcaatgcgccgaaacgacgtttagcttaaggccggatccggatcaatgcctttcaatgggcattaattccggatccggccttgcggcaagtcttcaggatttttggccggagcaaaaagcgcagcatgctgcggtattttctccggccaaaaaacgttctgttccggaactgaagacatcctgatgcatcctgaacggattgcactccattcagaatgcattaggataaaactgatcaggattcttccggcatagagccccgacgacggaactctatgccggaagaaaagaacgcaagtgtgaaagagccctaagtataaattacatataaaatatataaccaataaataaataaacacatcgccacgtctgaaaactccaaactattaaaatagaaaaaaatatatgcagtgaatgccggaacagaaaaaaaaaaaaacgcgcgattcgccatttaaaaaaaatgtggaatgcacgtggcttttatggtttatttttttcacgtggtatcgagtatcgcaatacattTTATGGTATCAACatcgaataaaaaatttggtatcgcaacaactctactgccctgcataacagaaacgggacggatccgttatgcagcccatagacttccattatgacggaataaataatggaatgcctctaaatgcattccgtcatagaattgcgttatggtcggtGGTAAtgcaatccataacgcaattctgctttttccgagtaaacgaatcgcaaacgaatttcataagcgggaATTATCACAACATTCAGCTAAAAAGTGGCCtaatcctcctctctgctatactgatcctgaatacagatgataaataAATGTTGCCTGAtatggcagggttcagcaaaaatgcttccgttactgataatacaaccatctgcatccgttatgaacggatccggttgtattatctttaacattgccaagatggatccgtcatgaactccattaaaaatgGGGGATGGAACCGTtatctattgtggcagagaaaacggatccgtccccattgacttgcattaggggtcatgccggatccgtcttgctccgcatcccaggaaggaaagcaaactacaacatgttgcggtttgctctcctgtATGAGAACACGACTAaatattttggagcattccgctctgttcagttttgtccccattgacaatgaatggggacaaaactgaagcgttttatttcccgatattgagcccctatgacggatatcagctgaatctctgtaggattggagtccatgaggagacataaagtacagaggGGAGCTGGGGAtgtgggtaatgagcagcagcagcacttgtatacagTCTCCCTTACCACAGCccaacattaccacagtctgtcctgtcgtcctctctgtacttcatgtcttctccattcctatagagattcagctaaaggtcTTATCAGCTgtgttcaggatcataatccctgacaagtagagcagagaggaggatgaggcagctctttacctcagtgttcagaaataacttgtcctcctgtgtgattaggacaggttttgtgtgtactaataggacggcggccattttatttctcctgatgattgctccgtATGAATAAACAAGCCAGTTATAACCAATGAAAGGTATTCGGGAATGTATTTATAATTAAGTAATATTTAtctattttcagtaattttattttatgaattCCCAGATGACGCCTTGAGTACCACCGCCGTACATGTATAGTAGAAGTAGATGTTTTAAATATAGTGCCTGCTCTCAAGCAGTGGGCGCCATAGCTGACGGGTCTCTGTTGTTTCAAACGGCAGAGGCTCTGGGATAATGTCtgtgactggcaataatgccgattgcaTACATTTAACTCTTAAGATGCCGTGGTCCAGCGTGACTGCGGCATCCAAAAACCAGAAGCGTGCTTCTGGATTAGGACTAGTTCCTCCATGCAGCGATCAGCGAGCCGCTCCTTCTCTCTGAAGCACTGGGTGTCTCTACGAGCTCGTCCTTCTCTCTGAAGCAACCCAacgtaacagagctgcagttcctatggaggcctgcTGGTGGCAAATAAAGCTATTTACGGCTACGGCTAtgtaaatagaaaaataaaaaagttatggctctggttGTTATGGCTACTATTGTTGGCTGTACCAGCCTTTTTCTGCGGTTCAGCCAACAGTCTAAAGTATATAGGGAGCTCCCGACCGTCCCTGACAGATACTGCTTGGGGCACGCTCAGCCTTCACTCCCCACCTTTAGAGGAATCCAGCATGGGTGATGTAATTACATGGACACACGCCGAACAATTCCTCCAGAGGTAGAAAGGACATCCCCATTCATAATTTAGCAAAGCGTTCCAAGAGGTCTCCTTCCCCACTTGCATGTTTATGCCAGATCACCGACATAAAACCAATAAATctgccctcctttttttttttatttctgctcATTTATGTTCCCCTGAAAAGATGCAGCAGAAGTAAATGTATTCTCCTCTAGGCACAGCACAGCTTACTAAGTTTCACTCTCTTTCAGCATGGCCGTATCATACTCAGTGAATGTAGAACCTGCCATATTAGAACTATAGAACCTGCTGCATCATAACCGTAGGGCCCGCCCGCCTGATGGAACCTGGCCTCCTGATGGAACCCGGCCGCCTCATAATCCATAGAAGCAACCGCATCTTAATAGGTGGTGCTCATGTACTGGGAGATGACTTGCCTCACCATTACTTGTTGATTGGGGAGAAGCATCAGACTCTTCTGTCTGGAATCTCTTCTTCAGTAGGATTTTGTTCTTCACTTCTGAAGATTCTCAAGCGCCTGACAACCCTTTGCCGGCTGGTAAAGGAAGTTGTTGCTATAATGGAGCAGCAGGACATCCCCAGAGCGATCATGTGGAGGAAACCTAGTGGCCgtctgatgatgagcccccaacaGATGTTCTTCTGGGTCCTGTGCCTGTTTTCTTCAGTTTCCACCCTTGGACTGTGTATCCCGGCTCTTCCCAGCTTCTCATATCCCGCCGGCCTTACTCTGATTGGACTTATTTTCCTGGGACATTTGATTCTGCACATTCTGACGGTTTCCAAGAACTGCCGCAGTACGGATGCAGTGTTCATTGATTGCCACCCAGTGAGAGACACAGAAAACGTCTATCTCCCCAGAACTCTGCACAACCATGGGGGAGAGGATTAGTTGTGATTTCTTTTATATGTGTCATCACTCCAGTTCTTTTGGCCATTCTCCTGGCAGTGACCTCCATGCTCGTGATATCTGAGCTCGGCCACTGGTCTGCCATGTCTATAAAAACCCTGATAGGATACGTCCACTGTCTGTACGTGTACCTCCCATACCAATTAGTAAAGCCATGAGCCGAGGATGACATCCCCCATTGAGACTTGTGTCCAGATTGATTGCCACCCTTGCTTTATTGAAGGCCATTAAGGTCAGTTGATGGACTGGAGAATTTCCTCGCTAAAAAGATTGTTCAAGGTTGGAGAAGGTCTGCTCATGCTACCAAAGACAAAAGAAGGACCATTTCTCCAGCCATCCCGGAAAAATGACTGGACACCCTCCCGTCAGAGTGCTCGGACTCCTTTGAAACACCCCTCTTCCGTTTGCCCTTTATCCTTTTTTTTGGGACCTTTCACATCAGCGAATTAGTAGGCAGAAGAACAGACTCTTCGGGCAGTTTGTTAAAAGACAATGAGggcgatttatcaaaactggtgtaaaggaaaactgacttagttgtccatagcaagcaatcagattccgcctttcattttccaaaggagccaaCGCCATGCTGACCTGGCTGCCCAAATCTAAACTGATCAAGAGGGACACGGTCGGGTCTACCTTTATACACCATTAACGGCCTCTCTTGCCCATTTTAAACCTCAGCCTTTATCTGGAAGTTAGGCCTGATAGACAGGGCTCTCTGTACATTCACAAGCAGTTCATGCCTCTCATTAAAAactttctgtcacattttggtcTCCAGTCGTTACCTGGCAAGTTTGTCAAAACCCTCTTTTACTACACACTCTTTCTGGATAGGAGCTGTCACTATAGAATTCCTGTCAGGCATGTCTGAAGGGGAGATTAAAACGATGGGTAGATGGAAGtctaatgcctctttcacacgggcgtcatggatttgggccggataagatgcgtgtggttaaaaaaaattaaaaataatttaactcaccttaatccacttgttcgcgcaacccggcttctcttctttcttcttctttgctgtgcaggaggaaaaggacctgtatagggctgcaacgattaatcgataatattcgataactggattcgttgccgacgaatccagttatcgaataatcgtccGATTCGTTGTCGGCGCCGTTTACCCGCTTTCGCCCGCCCCTTCATCAGACTTGCATAAATTTCATACACATCATCGCCGTCCTCAGCCACCCaggctcagcctcttcctcctcgcTCGCTGCAGACTCCGCCCACCGACGCTGAAGTCACGTGTCACAGAGCCTCTGAGCGCAGTGTGTTGAGCGGCGCGAAAGTCTCTTCTCCTCAGCTCAGGGCGCGAAACTAGGCTCCTTCAGCTCAGTCCCACTCCCTTCGGACTAGCTCTCAAGGTAATTGTCCTGGTGCAACTCTACATGTATTATGACGGGCTGCACGTGGCCCCAATTATGAATGATTATGTGATGTCCGCCCTGTCGTCCATGCTCCCTGCCTGCCTGCAACTAGCCACCACAAATTTGAAATAGCAGGCAGTGGGAATGGGGATGAGTCTCGTCAGACAAGTGACTGCCATGAACAGTGCACTCTGCAGTTACTGTATGGGGGGAGCAAAAGGACTGCACACATGAGGCATAAGCGCAGCAGCCACAATAGGAGACGGTGGGGGCAGCAGGCCAGCAGCCACGCAGAcggtctactgtatactgtgtggggggccacaaggagacatattaTGAGGGCAGCAGTAGCAGTCTGTGCGTGTCTGCTGACCCACTCTCCATGTTTCCTTGTGTCCCCCATATACAGTAATGTAATGTTGTTGTCTCGAAGCCCCTCGCTGCCTTCGGTAGGCCAGTTGCCCGCTGTATAATGTGCCCTGCTTAGGGCTCATTATGTCACTGCTGCTTTTTCTGTCCCTATTAGGTGACGGTCTAGTAACTTAGGTCTACTACGTCTACTTCCAGAGAACAGTGGTGCGGAGTCGGACTGCGGTCTACGGTGCAGTAATTCACCTGAGAGAGACATTGCAAGGTGAGGCAGGGCTGTGGTGGGTCAGGTGTGGGGAGCAGTAGTGGATACATTTTTGTTAATATGCTGATGCTCTTTTTTCTGCCCCTATTAGGCGACGATCTAGTAAGGTCAGGTCTACCTGGTCTACTACTTCCAGAGAACAGTGGTGCGGACTGCGGTCTACTGTGCAGTAATTCCCCTGAAAGAGACACTGCAAGGTGAGACAGGGCTGTGGTGGGTCAGGTGTGGGAAGCAGTAGTGGATACATTTTTGTTAATATGCTGCTACTGCTCTTTTTTTCTGTCCCTATAGGCGACGGTCTAGTAAGGTCTACTGTGCCAGAGAACAGTGGTGCGGTGCAGTACGAGAATTCCCCTGAGAGAGACACTTCAAGGTGAGGCAGGGCTGTGGTGGGTCAGGTGTGGGGAGTCAGAAGTGGATCATACATTTTTGTTAATATGCTGCTGCTCTTTTTTCTGTCCTTAGGAACTGCATTATGGCTGATGCTGGTGAGACTGTGACCCCTGAGAAAAGCAGGCGGACAAAGTCATGCAAGGCATGGGAGCACTTCACTCAACATCCGTCTAACAAGTTGGTTGTCTGCAAAATCTGCAAAGCAGCGCTGGCGTGGCACGGAAGCACAACCGTGATGAACGAGCACTTGAGGAGGAAACACGTTGGAGTCACAGAGGAAGGAATAACCCCGTAAGTAATAATATGATCTGTATTAATTTATGCAGGTAAAAAGCTCTTTCTGTCAAACCTACTCATTTATGTGAGTAAGTTAgacagaaatagatttttactAATATATTTCTTTTTCAATCATTTTCAGTAAGAAGCAGCGCTCCATAAGTGAATTTCTGCATGTAAATCCCCCATGTACACCAGCACAAGCTTCTGTTCTCACAGATGCTGTATTAAAAATGTTAGTCACTGACATGCGACCACTGTCCAGTGGTTGAAGACAAAGGATTCCAGAGCATGGTCAGTGCACTAAATCCTTCATACAAGCTCCCATCAAGAACCCATTTCACCACACTAATGGAGAGGAAGTACAGGGAGACCTTTCAGCATGTGACAGATACCATTAACCATAATGAGAGCAGAATAGCGTTGACTGCAGACATATGGACCAGCGTAGCAACTGAGGCTTACCTTGGCATAACATGCCACTACATAGGGGATGATTGGAAGATGAATTCCATCTGTCTGACAACCATGCCCCTGGAGGAGAGACACACAGCTGCACACATTGCAGAATGGTTAGAGGAGGTTTTGGAGAGATTTCAAATTCCACCTAAAAAAATTATTGCCCTTGTCCATGACaatgctgcaaacatggtggctgCTGCGAACATCCTGGAGGAGAAGCATGGATGGTCCAGTATCCGGTGCACTGGCCACACTTTGCAGCTTGTTATTAATGGTGCAATGAAAAATGCAGTTATTGATAGAGCTGTCAGTGCTGCCAGAGGACTGGTTGAACACTTTAAAAAAAGTGAATTAGCCAGCACCAAGTTGAAAGAGAAGCAGAAGCAGATGGGTACAGCAGATCATAAGCTTGTGCAAGATGTCAGCACCAGATGGAACAGCACTTACTATATGGCTGACAGACTCCTTGAGCAAAGGTGGCCAGTTACTGCAACCCTGTCAGACCCATCAGTTACTTTAAAGGCCAAACATTATCGTGATCTAAAGCCAGAACAGTGGACTGTTCTTGAGGAGCTTTGTACGGCACTTAAGCCTTTTGAGTGTGCCACTGTGTTCATGAGTGGGCAAGAGTATCCATCTCTATCTTCACTTCCTGCAATTGTCAAGGGGTTGTTGAGGTCCACTGAGCGTGCTTCCTTTGAAACTGCAGCCATGAGGAGCTTCCAAGCTACAGTAAAGGACCAGCTTCACAGCAGATGGCATGATATCCTATCAGAACAGGTTCTAAATCCTGTCATATTTTCCGCTGCACTGGACCCAAGATTTAGGAAGCTGAAGTTTCTGACACCTGAACAAATTATAAATGTGCAGGCAAAAGTGCAGACAGAGCTGCTTGCGCTAAGAAGAACCCAGCTCCTGGGAGAGCAGCAGGAAACTAGCACGTCTACTGCGACAGCTGACGCTGAGCCAGGACCTTCAACATCAAGAACATCAATACTGGAGAGTCTCTTCGAGTCTGGTGGCAGCAGTGAAGAGGACACCGAGGCACAACACATGGAGGAGGATATTAACACAGTCATCCGAAATGAAGTACAGTCCTATTTTGCGGAGAAGCCTCTCCACAATGATGGCAACCCTTTGAGCTGGTGGAAGTCTAACGAAGACAGGTATCCTACATTGGTTAAACTTGCAAGATCATACTTGTGTATCCCAAGTACATCCACACCATCGGAACGCCTCTTCTCAGCAACGGGCAACATAGCGTGTAAGAAGAGAGCTAGCCTCAGCCCTGACCATGTGGATATGTTGTCTTTTTTACATTGCAATGCcaaatttttataattatgtaactcttaaaattgttttaatatggctTTTATACATATTTTTACAAGTAAAATGACATAATCCCATTACTTTGAGTTTTTGTCGTTTTTCCGATTAATCGTAGatattaatcggcaactaatcgattattcaaataatcgttagctgcagccctagaccTGTAGtggcgtcactgcgctcatcacgtggtccatcacatgatccatcaccatagtgatggatcatgtgacggaccatgtgagatgaatcatgtgatggaccatgtgatgagtgcagtgacttcaccacaggtccttttcctcctgcacagcaaagaagaagaaaagagaagccaggctgcccGAACAAgtgcattaaccacttcaaccccgctagctgaaacccccttcatgaccaggccactttttacacttttgcactacactactttcacagtttatcgctcggtcatgcaacttaccacccaaatgaattttacctccttttcttctcactaatagagctttcatttggtggtattttattgctgctgacatttttactttttttgttattaatcaaaatgtaacaatttttttgcaaaaaaatgacatttttcactttcagctgtaaaattttgcaaaaaaaacgacatccatatataaatttttcgctaaatttatagttctacatgtctttgataaaaaaaaaatgtttgggcaaaaaaaataaaatggtttgggtaaaagttatagcatttacaaactatggtacaaaaatgtgaatttccgctttttgaagcagctctgactttctgagcacctgtcatgtttcctgaggttctacaatgcccagacagtagaaaaaccccacaaatgaccccatttcgga
The sequence above is a segment of the Bufo gargarizans isolate SCDJY-AF-19 chromosome 6, ASM1485885v1, whole genome shotgun sequence genome. Coding sequences within it:
- the LOC122942187 gene encoding E3 SUMO-protein ligase ZBED1-like, yielding MVSALNPSYKLPSRTHFTTLMERKYRETFQHVTDTINHNESRIALTADIWTSVATEAYLGITCHYIGDDWKMNSICLTTMPLEERHTAAHIAEWLEEVLERFQIPPKKIIALVHDNAANMVAAANILEEKHGWSSIRCTGHTLQLVINGAMKNAVIDRAVSAARGLVEHFKKSELASTKLKEKQKQMGTADHKLVQDVSTRWNSTYYMADRLLEQRWPVTATLSDPSVTLKAKHYRDLKPEQWTVLEELCTALKPFECATVFMSGQEYPSLSSLPAIVKGLLRSTERASFETAAMRSFQATVKDQLHSRWHDILSEQVLNPVIFSAALDPRFRKLKFLTPEQIINVQAKVQTELLALRRTQLLGEQQETSTSTATADAEPGPSTSRTSILESLFESGGSSEEDTEAQHMEEDINTVIRNEVQSYFAEKPLHNDGNPLSWWKSNEDRYPTLVKLARSYLCIPSTSTPSERLFSATGNIACKKRASLSPDHVDMLSFLHCNAKFL